The window CCTTTTCGCTATAGAGCTTTATCTTCTTTTCAGCCAATGGTTCATAGGAAACCTTCTCTGCTCCGTATACCTTTGTCGCTATGGTTTCTATCTTTTCCTTGATTGATAGATCAAGGGGATAGAGGAATTTAAAATTGGGTTTTTCCTTACAAGCCTCAACTACCTTGTTTGCTAATTCAATGGCACCTTTTCCACCATCCTTGAAATGTGTGCAGGGAATGGCATCCATTGCTCCGTATTCCTTGGCAAGTTTTCTTGTCAGCTCAATTTCTCTATCGGTATCATTTTCAAATATGTTTATTGCCACAATTGCAGGAAGGCCATGTAGCCTCATATTCTCAATGTGCTTTTCCAAATTGCAACAGCCCTTTTCCAAGGAATCAAGGTCTTCTGAGGTAAGCCTTGGGTCTAATGGCTTTCCTGGGACAACATTGAATCTTCCCGAATGCATCTTTAATGCCCTAATCGTGGCAACGATAACAATGCAATCGGGAACAAGTCCTGAAGCCCTGCATTTTATATTCAGGAATTTCTCCGCCCCACAATCAGCACCAAAGCCACTTTCGGTAATCACATAGTCAGAGATCTTTGTGGCAACCAGATCCGCCAGAATAGATGAATTCCCATGGGCGATATTGGCAAATGGCCCAGCATGGACAAAGGCTGGTGTTCCCTCTAATGTCTGCATCAGGTTTGGCTTTATTGCATCCTTTAGAAGAACGGTCATTGCTCCCGCACATTTTAGGTCTTCGGCGGTTACTGGCTTTCCCTCATAGGTTGTTCCAACCACAATCCGAGAAAGCCTTTCTCTTAAATCCTTAAGAGAGGTGGTTAAAGCTAAGATTGCCATAACCTCTGAGGCAACTGAGATGTCAAAACCAGTTTCTCTGGGAATACCATTTTCCCTTCCACCCAAGCCAATAATGATATTCCTCAATGCCCGATCGGAAACATCCACCACCCTTCTAAAGGTAATCGATAAGGGATCAATATTACAAGGATTTCCTAGCAAAATGCTTGTATCAACAAATGCGGCCAGAAGGTTATGGGCAACAGAAACCGCATGGGTATCACCGGTTAAATGGAGGTTAAAGTCCTCCATAGGAACTATTTGGGAATATCCACCACCGGCCGCCCCTCCCTTTATCCCGAATACCGGGCCTAAAGACGGCTGCCTTATGGCAATTACCGCCTTCTTGCCGATTTTATTTAAAGCCATTCCCAGACCTACGGTTGTGGTTGTCTTTCCCTCTCCTAATGGGGTGGGGGTTATGGCGGTAACATCAATGTATTTTGCCTGGGGCCTATCTTTGAATTTCTCAATTACCTTTAAGCTTACCTTTGCCTTGTATTTTCCATAAAGCTCAAGGTCATCCCCTTCTAACCCCAAATCCTTCGCCACATCAATGATTGGCCTCATCTTGCATTCTTGGGCAATCTCAATGTCTGATTTCATTTTTTTCCTCCTTAAATAAATTTGTCAAATTATAATAAAAATCCAAATTTTTTGCAATTTAAATTTATCGGGAGGTTTAAACAATTCTTTGCAAGGAAACCTGAACCAATTATTCCAGAATCATTCCCTAGTTCTGCCTTTTTAATAATACAAGGAAACAATGCCTCTTTTTTGACAAATTGCCTTACAATGTCCACAAGCTCTGGCAATCCCTCAATTACACCACCTCCCAAAATTACAGCTTCAGGGTTTAAAATATTTATAAGGTTTGTTGTTCCAATTCCAATGAGAACTCCAAGCCTTCTGATTATATCCTGTGCCTTTTTTTCTCCAGATTTTGCCTCTTTTGCAATAAAAGAGGCAGAACCATCTTTAAAACCAGCCTCTTTTGTATACCTTTTAAGGGCAATTCCAGATGCTAATGCCTCAAAACAACCCATTCTTCCACATCCACATTTTGCACCATTTATATCGATTACGATGTGTCCAATTTCAGAGCCTTTAATAAGTTTTCCATCTATAATTATTCCCCCACCAATCCCTGTTCCTATAAATATTCCAATTATATTTTTTCTTCCCTTTCCTGCTCCATAAATATATTCTCCCATTGTTTGACAATTAGAATCATTTTCGATGATAAATGGAAGATTAAAATTTTCCTTTAGAATTTTATAAAGGTTAAGGTTCTTTATCCCTATGTTTGGTGAGGAAATAACAACTCCATTTTTTATCTGCCCAGCTATGCCTATGCCTATTCCATCTGCCTTTAATAGATCAAATCTATTTATAAGCTTTATAATCTGGTTTGCGATATCTCCTTTTTCTGTTTTTTCCTCAAAGGCTCTTATTACTTTTCCTTCCTCTATTTCTCCTATCCTTGCCTTTGTGGCAC of the bacterium genome contains:
- a CDS encoding ROK family protein, producing the protein MQIGIDIGATKARIGEIEEGKVIRAFEEKTEKGDIANQIIKLINRFDLLKADGIGIGIAGQIKNGVVISSPNIGIKNLNLYKILKENFNLPFIIENDSNCQTMGEYIYGAGKGRKNIIGIFIGTGIGGGIIIDGKLIKGSEIGHIVIDINGAKCGCGRMGCFEALASGIALKRYTKEAGFKDGSASFIAKEAKSGEKKAQDIIRRLGVLIGIGTTNLINILNPEAVILGGGVIEGLPELVDIVRQFVKKEALFPCIIKKAELGNDSGIIGSGFLAKNCLNLPINLNCKKFGFLL
- a CDS encoding formate--tetrahydrofolate ligase — protein: MKSDIEIAQECKMRPIIDVAKDLGLEGDDLELYGKYKAKVSLKVIEKFKDRPQAKYIDVTAITPTPLGEGKTTTTVGLGMALNKIGKKAVIAIRQPSLGPVFGIKGGAAGGGYSQIVPMEDFNLHLTGDTHAVSVAHNLLAAFVDTSILLGNPCNIDPLSITFRRVVDVSDRALRNIIIGLGGRENGIPRETGFDISVASEVMAILALTTSLKDLRERLSRIVVGTTYEGKPVTAEDLKCAGAMTVLLKDAIKPNLMQTLEGTPAFVHAGPFANIAHGNSSILADLVATKISDYVITESGFGADCGAEKFLNIKCRASGLVPDCIVIVATIRALKMHSGRFNVVPGKPLDPRLTSEDLDSLEKGCCNLEKHIENMRLHGLPAIVAINIFENDTDREIELTRKLAKEYGAMDAIPCTHFKDGGKGAIELANKVVEACKEKPNFKFLYPLDLSIKEKIETIATKVYGAEKVSYEPLAEKKIKLYSEKGYANLPICMAKTHLSLSHDPNLKGRPRGFTLPVRDVNLSAGAGFLYPLCGAMRTMPGLPTIPAGTKVDIDENGRVVGLF